The stretch of DNA CCTCCGAGGTGCGCCTGCACGCTTCCGTGCAACCCGGTGCGCACCTGCGCCGAGCCGGGGAGGACGTGCAGGTCGGCACGGCGGTGCTCCACGCCGGAGTGTCCCTGGGCCCGGCGCAGCTCGGCATCGCCGCGGCCGTCGGCGCCGCGCGGCTGCCGGTGCGGCGGCCGGTGCGGGTCCTGGTGCTGTCCACCGGTTCGGAACTCGTGGAACCGGGTTCGCCGCTGCGCGCCGGGCAGATCTACGAGTCCAACGGGCTGATGCTGGCCGCTGCGGTGCGCGAGGCCGGCGGCGAGGCGCAGCTGCTGCGGTTCGTGCCCGACGACGTGGAGTCGTTCCACGCCGCGCTGCAGCCGCACCTGGAGACCACCGACCTGATCCTCACCTCCGGCGGGGTCAGCGCCGGGGCGTACGAGGTGGTCAAGGACGCGCTGGCGGGCAACGGCGTGGAGTTCACCAAGGTCGCGATGCAGCCGGGGATGCCGCAGGGCTGCGGGCGCTACCGGGACGGTCCCGCGGTGGTGACGCTGCCCGGCAACCCGGTCAGCTCCATGGTGTCGTTCGAGATCTTCGTGCGCCCGGCGCTGCGTTCGGCGGCCGGGCACCACCGCAACCAGCGGCCGACGAGGCAGGCCGTGCTGACCGAGCCGCTGGAGAAGACCTCGGCGGGCAGGCGGCAGTACCGCAGAGCGGTGTTCGACCCGGCGACCGCGACGGTGACCCCGCACGGCGGACCCGGCTCGCA from Saccharopolyspora sp. SCSIO 74807 encodes:
- the glp gene encoding gephyrin-like molybdotransferase Glp, coding for MTDDRGVPQATGPSGLTPVPEHQARIATLLPPARAESRPLADCLDLALAEDLVAAIPLPPFDNSAMDGYAVRSVDVAEAGPDDPVTLPVSEDVPAGRIDSPPLQPGTAHRIMTGAQMPAGADAVVPVERTDAGTSEVRLHASVQPGAHLRRAGEDVQVGTAVLHAGVSLGPAQLGIAAAVGAARLPVRRPVRVLVLSTGSELVEPGSPLRAGQIYESNGLMLAAAVREAGGEAQLLRFVPDDVESFHAALQPHLETTDLILTSGGVSAGAYEVVKDALAGNGVEFTKVAMQPGMPQGCGRYRDGPAVVTLPGNPVSSMVSFEIFVRPALRSAAGHHRNQRPTRQAVLTEPLEKTSAGRRQYRRAVFDPATATVTPHGGPGSHLLSAMAGANSLLEVPEETTSLPAGATVDVILME